In Micromonospora sp. NBC_01813, the following are encoded in one genomic region:
- a CDS encoding DUF2550 domain-containing protein translates to MSTIEWFGIGAVALLTAILVLILRRALMARVSGTIKLNLRVSTMMDGRGWSAGFGRFVGDELRWYRMFSFALRPKRVLSRRGLAVESRRSPRGQERFSLPHDWVILRCTSHHAPVEIAMAESTVTGFSSWLEAGLPGEDSRSLAA, encoded by the coding sequence ATGTCGACCATCGAATGGTTCGGGATCGGCGCCGTTGCCCTGCTCACCGCGATCCTGGTGCTGATCCTCCGGCGTGCCCTGATGGCCCGGGTGAGCGGCACCATCAAGCTCAACCTCCGGGTCTCGACCATGATGGACGGGCGCGGCTGGTCTGCGGGGTTCGGGCGATTCGTCGGCGATGAGCTTCGCTGGTACCGGATGTTCAGCTTCGCCCTGCGGCCCAAGCGGGTGCTCTCCCGCCGGGGCCTGGCGGTGGAGAGCCGCCGCAGCCCACGCGGGCAGGAGCGGTTCTCCCTGCCGCACGACTGGGTGATCCTGCGGTGCACCAGCCATCACGCACCGGTCGAGATCGCGATGGCCGAGTCGACCGTCACCGGCTTCAGCTCCTGGCTGGAGGCCGGCCTGCCGGGCGAGGACTCGCGCAGCCTGGCGGCCTGA
- the atpD gene encoding F0F1 ATP synthase subunit beta has translation MTASVETQATGATSTATGRVVRVIGPVVDAEFPCEAMPAITNALHVDVALAGGERTLTLEVAQHLGDNVIRAISMQPTDGLVRGAVVRDTGSPIMVPVGDGIKGKVFNTIGECLNLAEGETLQVTERRSIHQKAPAFADLEPKTEMLETGIKVLDLLAPYVKGGKIGLFGGAGVGKTVLIQEMIIRVANNFGGTSVFAGVGERTREGNDLIHEMTESGVIDKTALVFGQMDEPPGTRLRVALAALTMAEYFRDVQKQEVLLFIDNIFRFTQAGSEVSTLLGRMPSAVGYQPTLADEMGELQERITSVKGQAITSMQAIYVPADDYTDPAPATTFAHLDATTNLERSISDKGIYPAVDPLASSSRILAPEFVGQEHYAVATEVKRILQKYKDLQDIIAILGMEELSEVDKITVSRARRIERFLSQNTFAAEVFTGIKGSYVPVKDTIEAFRKISEGEYDHFPEQAFFMCGGLDDLERNARELMKDD, from the coding sequence ATGACTGCCTCTGTAGAAACCCAGGCAACCGGAGCGACCAGTACGGCTACCGGCCGCGTGGTCCGGGTCATCGGCCCGGTCGTCGACGCCGAGTTCCCCTGCGAGGCGATGCCGGCGATCACCAACGCCCTGCACGTCGACGTGGCGCTGGCCGGTGGCGAGCGGACCCTGACCCTGGAGGTCGCCCAGCACCTCGGCGACAACGTGATCCGGGCGATCTCGATGCAGCCGACCGACGGTCTGGTCCGTGGCGCGGTGGTCCGCGACACCGGATCGCCGATCATGGTGCCGGTCGGTGACGGCATCAAGGGCAAGGTGTTCAACACCATCGGCGAGTGCCTCAACCTCGCCGAGGGCGAGACTCTGCAGGTCACCGAGCGTCGGTCGATCCACCAGAAGGCGCCCGCGTTCGCCGACCTGGAGCCGAAGACCGAGATGCTGGAGACCGGCATCAAGGTGCTCGACCTGCTCGCCCCGTACGTCAAGGGCGGCAAGATCGGCCTGTTCGGCGGTGCCGGCGTCGGCAAGACGGTGCTCATCCAGGAGATGATCATCCGGGTTGCCAACAACTTCGGTGGTACCTCGGTCTTCGCCGGGGTGGGGGAGCGCACCCGTGAGGGCAACGACCTCATCCACGAGATGACCGAGTCCGGCGTCATCGACAAGACCGCACTGGTCTTCGGTCAGATGGACGAGCCGCCGGGCACCCGGTTGCGGGTCGCGTTGGCCGCGCTGACCATGGCGGAGTACTTCCGCGACGTGCAGAAGCAGGAGGTGTTGCTCTTCATCGACAACATCTTCCGGTTCACCCAGGCCGGTTCCGAGGTCTCCACGCTGCTCGGCCGGATGCCGTCCGCGGTGGGCTACCAGCCCACCCTGGCCGACGAGATGGGCGAGCTGCAGGAGCGGATCACCTCCGTCAAGGGCCAGGCGATCACCTCGATGCAGGCGATCTACGTGCCCGCCGACGACTACACCGACCCGGCACCGGCCACCACCTTCGCCCACCTGGACGCCACCACCAACCTGGAGCGGTCCATCTCCGACAAGGGCATCTACCCGGCGGTCGACCCGCTGGCGTCCTCGTCGCGGATCCTCGCCCCGGAGTTCGTCGGCCAGGAGCACTACGCGGTCGCCACCGAGGTGAAGCGAATTCTGCAGAAGTACAAGGACCTGCAGGACATCATCGCCATCCTCGGTATGGAGGAACTCTCCGAGGTCGACAAGATCACCGTCTCCCGGGCCCGGCGGATCGAGCGGTTCCTGTCGCAGAACACCTTCGCGGCCGAGGTATTCACCGGCATCAAGGGTTCCTACGTGCCGGTCAAGGACACCATCGAGGCGTTCCGCAAGATCAGCGAAGGGGAGTACGACCACTTCCCCGAGCAGGCCTTCTTCATGTGCGGTGGGCTCGACGACCTGGAGCGCAACGCCCGCGAACTGATGAAGGACGACTGA
- a CDS encoding 3-hydroxyacyl-CoA dehydrogenase family protein, with product MAGRLAVIGAGLMGSGIAQVAAQAGWQVTLRDLDDAATARGVDGIRRSLERFATKGAISTDDVESAMGRITTTTDLEAAGDADIVVEAVFERIEIKHEVFRALDKICKADAVLATNTSAIPVTQIAAVTERPESVVGTHFFSPVPMMKLCEVVRGYKTADATLATAKAFAEEIGKTCVVVNRDIAGFVTTRLISALVVEAVKLVESGVVSAEDLDTACRLGFGHAMGPLATVDLTGADVLLNASKNIYADTADEKFFPPELLQRMVTAGDLGRKTGQGFYGY from the coding sequence ATGGCTGGTCGGCTGGCAGTGATCGGGGCCGGGTTGATGGGATCGGGCATCGCCCAGGTCGCCGCCCAGGCAGGCTGGCAGGTCACCCTGCGCGACCTCGACGACGCCGCCACCGCCCGGGGCGTGGACGGCATCCGGCGGTCGCTGGAGCGGTTCGCCACCAAGGGGGCCATCAGCACCGACGACGTCGAGTCGGCGATGGGCCGGATCACCACCACCACCGACCTGGAGGCGGCCGGCGACGCGGACATCGTCGTCGAGGCCGTCTTCGAGCGGATCGAGATCAAGCACGAGGTGTTCCGGGCGCTGGACAAGATCTGCAAGGCGGACGCCGTCCTGGCCACCAACACCTCTGCGATCCCGGTGACCCAGATCGCCGCCGTCACCGAGCGCCCCGAGTCGGTGGTCGGCACGCACTTCTTCTCCCCGGTGCCGATGATGAAGCTCTGCGAGGTGGTACGCGGCTACAAGACCGCCGACGCGACACTGGCTACCGCGAAGGCGTTCGCCGAGGAGATCGGCAAGACCTGTGTGGTCGTCAACCGGGACATCGCTGGCTTCGTCACCACCCGGCTGATCTCCGCGCTCGTCGTCGAGGCGGTGAAGCTGGTCGAGTCCGGGGTGGTCTCCGCCGAAGATCTGGACACCGCGTGCCGGCTGGGGTTCGGGCACGCGATGGGGCCGCTGGCGACCGTCGATCTGACCGGTGCGGACGTGCTGCTGAACGCGTCGAAGAACATCTACGCGGACACCGCCGACGAGAAGTTCTTCCCGCCGGAGCTGCTGCAGCGCATGGTCACCGCTGGCGACCTGGGTCGCAAGACCGGCCAGGGCTTCTACGGCTACTGA
- a CDS encoding VOC family protein: protein MPGLHHVEVWVPDLAGAEPGWSWLLGELGWQPYQRWPAGRSWRYGETYLVVEQSPALTAERHDRCAPGLNHLAFHAGSRQRVDELVAAAPGHGWSLLFADRHPYAGGPDTYAGYLTDGYGYEVELVAPG, encoded by the coding sequence ATGCCCGGTCTGCATCACGTCGAGGTCTGGGTACCCGATCTGGCCGGGGCTGAACCGGGCTGGTCCTGGCTGCTGGGTGAACTCGGCTGGCAGCCGTACCAGCGCTGGCCGGCCGGTCGGTCCTGGCGCTACGGCGAGACGTACCTGGTGGTCGAGCAGTCACCGGCGCTCACCGCCGAGCGGCACGACCGGTGCGCGCCGGGCCTCAACCACCTGGCGTTCCACGCCGGGTCCCGGCAACGGGTGGACGAGCTGGTCGCGGCGGCGCCGGGCCACGGGTGGTCGCTGTTGTTCGCCGACCGGCATCCGTACGCCGGCGGGCCGGACACCTACGCCGGGTACCTGACCGACGGGTACGGCTACGAGGTCGAACTCGTCGCGCCAGGGTGA
- the atpA gene encoding F0F1 ATP synthase subunit alpha yields MAELTISSDEIRGALESYVSSYTPELSREEVGTVADAGDGIAHVEGLPSAMANELLEFEDGTLGVALNLDVRDIGVVVLGDYAGIEEGQRVKRTGRVLSVPVGDAFLGRVVSALGEPIDGLGEITNDGYRELELQAPNVMARQSVTEPLQTGIKAIDAMTPIGRGQRQLIIGDRKTGKTTVALDTILNQRANWESGDPTKQVRCIYVAIGQKASTIASIKGVLEEHGAMEYTTIVASPASDPAGFKYIAPYTGSSIGQHWMYAGKHVLIVFDDLSKQAEAYRAVSLLLRRPPGREAYPGDVFYLHSRLLERCAKLSDALGAGSMTGLPIIETKANDISAFIPTNVISITDGQIFLETDLFNQGQRPAINVGTSVSRVGGAAQVKPMKKVAGRLRLDLAQYRELEAFSALASDLDKASRNQLDRGGRLVELLKQSNYSPFPVQEQVVSVWAGTEGKLDDIAVGDVRRFETEFLEYLRHSYAGTLDSIAAHNWDDEITTTLNEAVVKFKEMFLSKDPSRVVNEAPAEALEGEQARETVTRYTNAPPKQ; encoded by the coding sequence ATGGCCGAGCTGACCATCTCGTCGGACGAGATCCGTGGCGCACTAGAAAGCTACGTCTCCTCCTACACGCCGGAGCTGTCTCGCGAAGAGGTCGGCACCGTGGCGGACGCCGGGGACGGCATCGCCCACGTCGAGGGCCTGCCCTCGGCGATGGCGAACGAACTGTTGGAATTCGAGGACGGCACGCTGGGCGTGGCGTTGAACCTCGACGTACGCGACATCGGTGTGGTCGTGCTGGGTGACTACGCCGGTATCGAGGAGGGCCAGCGGGTCAAGCGCACCGGCCGGGTGCTGTCCGTACCCGTTGGTGACGCCTTCCTCGGTCGCGTCGTCAGTGCCCTCGGCGAGCCGATCGACGGCCTCGGCGAGATCACCAACGACGGCTACCGCGAGCTGGAGCTGCAGGCGCCGAACGTGATGGCCCGGCAGTCGGTCACCGAGCCGCTGCAGACCGGTATCAAGGCGATCGACGCCATGACCCCGATCGGTCGCGGCCAGCGGCAGCTGATCATCGGCGACCGCAAGACCGGCAAGACCACCGTCGCGCTGGACACGATCCTCAACCAGCGGGCCAACTGGGAATCCGGCGACCCGACCAAGCAGGTGCGCTGCATCTACGTGGCGATCGGCCAGAAGGCCTCCACCATCGCCTCGATCAAGGGCGTGCTGGAGGAGCACGGCGCGATGGAGTACACCACCATCGTCGCCTCGCCCGCCTCCGACCCGGCCGGCTTCAAGTACATCGCGCCGTACACCGGTTCCTCCATCGGGCAGCACTGGATGTACGCCGGCAAGCACGTCCTGATCGTCTTCGACGACCTGAGCAAGCAGGCCGAGGCGTACCGTGCCGTGTCGCTGCTGCTGCGCCGCCCGCCGGGCCGTGAGGCCTACCCGGGTGACGTCTTCTACCTGCACTCGCGGCTGCTGGAGCGCTGCGCGAAGCTCTCCGACGCCCTCGGTGCCGGTTCGATGACCGGCCTGCCGATCATCGAGACGAAGGCCAACGACATCTCGGCCTTCATCCCGACCAACGTCATCTCGATCACCGACGGCCAGATCTTCCTGGAGACCGACCTGTTCAACCAGGGTCAGCGCCCGGCGATCAACGTCGGTACCTCGGTCTCCCGGGTCGGTGGCGCCGCACAGGTCAAGCCGATGAAGAAGGTCGCTGGCCGGCTGCGGCTGGACCTGGCCCAGTACCGCGAGCTGGAGGCGTTCTCCGCGCTCGCCTCCGACCTGGACAAGGCGTCGCGTAACCAGCTGGACCGCGGTGGCCGCCTGGTCGAGCTGCTCAAGCAGTCGAACTACTCGCCGTTCCCGGTGCAGGAGCAGGTCGTCTCGGTTTGGGCCGGCACCGAAGGCAAGCTCGACGACATCGCGGTCGGTGACGTCCGCCGGTTCGAGACCGAGTTCCTGGAGTACCTGCGGCACTCGTACGCCGGCACCCTGGACTCGATCGCCGCGCACAACTGGGACGACGAGATCACCACCACGCTCAACGAAGCGGTCGTGAAGTTCAAGGAAATGTTCCTGTCCAAGGACCCCAGCCGGGTGGTCAACGAGGCACCGGCCGAGGCCCTGGAGGGCGAGCAGGCGCGGGAGACCGTGACCCGCTACACCAACGCCCCGCCGAAGCAGTAG
- a CDS encoding cob(I)yrinic acid a,c-diamide adenosyltransferase, whose product MAVHLTRIYTKAGDAGTTRLSNNEEVAKTDPRICAYADVDECNAAIGVAIALGGLDESLSGVLGQIQNDLFDVGADLSNPIEPEPAYPPLRVTEAYVTRLEGWCDEYNSRLAKLDSFVLPGGTSGAALLHVARTVARRAERAAWALINREPDRTSTLPAKYLNRLSDLLFILARTANPGGDVLWVPGGGR is encoded by the coding sequence ATGGCCGTCCACCTCACCCGCATCTACACCAAGGCCGGCGACGCCGGCACGACCAGGCTGAGCAACAACGAAGAGGTCGCCAAGACCGACCCACGGATCTGTGCGTACGCCGACGTCGACGAGTGCAACGCCGCCATCGGGGTGGCGATCGCGCTCGGCGGGCTCGACGAAAGCTTGAGTGGCGTGCTGGGGCAGATCCAGAACGACCTGTTCGACGTCGGCGCCGATCTGTCGAATCCCATCGAGCCGGAGCCGGCGTACCCGCCGTTGCGGGTGACCGAGGCGTATGTCACCCGGCTGGAGGGGTGGTGCGACGAGTACAACTCGCGGCTGGCCAAGCTCGACTCCTTCGTCCTGCCTGGCGGCACCTCTGGCGCCGCGCTGCTGCACGTGGCACGCACCGTCGCCCGGCGGGCTGAGCGCGCGGCGTGGGCGCTGATCAATCGTGAACCTGACCGAACCAGCACCCTTCCGGCAAAGTACCTCAATCGTCTCTCAGATTTGCTGTTCATCCTGGCGAGAACCGCGAACCCGGGCGGTGACGTGCTCTGGGTGCCCGGCGGCGGACGCTGA
- a CDS encoding F0F1 ATP synthase subunit epsilon — MAKQLHVELVAVEQMVWSGEAEMVVARTTEGELGVLPGHAPMLGQLAEPGQVRITLPGREQVAYDVAGGFLSVTSHGVTILAEEATPAAPATVSGH, encoded by the coding sequence TTGGCCAAGCAACTGCACGTCGAACTCGTCGCCGTCGAGCAGATGGTCTGGTCCGGCGAGGCCGAAATGGTAGTCGCCCGGACGACCGAAGGCGAGCTCGGCGTACTGCCGGGCCATGCGCCGATGCTCGGCCAGCTCGCCGAGCCGGGCCAGGTGCGGATCACCCTGCCGGGCCGGGAACAGGTCGCCTACGACGTTGCCGGCGGTTTCCTCTCGGTGACCAGCCACGGAGTGACGATCCTCGCCGAGGAGGCCACTCCGGCCGCTCCCGCCACCGTTTCCGGCCACTGA
- a CDS encoding F0F1 ATP synthase subunit gamma gives MPAQVRVLRQRIRSAKSMKKITKAMELVATSRVAKAQARVAASLPYANAITGVLSALASNASVDHPLLTARPQVRRAGVLVITSDRGLAGGYSTNAIKTAESLIARLKDDGKEPVLYVIGRKGVSYYRFRNRPIEASWTGFSEQPSFSDAREVGETLITAFQHGSDDIDGGSGADGVLGVDELHIVSTEFKSLMTQTPVPRILGPMEVEERSIDEAPRGVLPAYEFEPDAEALLDALLPKYINTRIYAALIESAASESAARRRAMKSATDNAEDMIEKYTRLMNSARQAGITQEISEIVGGANALAAAGSEV, from the coding sequence ATGCCGGCCCAGGTTCGGGTGCTTCGCCAGCGGATCCGCTCGGCGAAGTCGATGAAGAAGATCACCAAGGCGATGGAGCTCGTCGCGACGAGCCGCGTCGCCAAGGCGCAGGCGCGGGTGGCGGCCTCGCTGCCGTACGCCAACGCGATCACCGGTGTGCTCTCCGCGTTGGCCTCCAACGCCTCGGTGGACCACCCGCTGCTGACCGCCCGCCCACAGGTCCGCCGGGCCGGGGTGCTGGTGATCACCAGCGACCGGGGCCTGGCCGGCGGGTACAGCACCAACGCGATCAAGACCGCCGAGTCGCTGATCGCGCGGCTCAAGGACGACGGCAAGGAACCGGTGCTGTACGTCATCGGCCGCAAGGGCGTGTCGTACTACCGGTTCCGCAACCGGCCGATCGAGGCGAGCTGGACCGGCTTCTCCGAGCAGCCGAGCTTCTCGGACGCCCGTGAGGTCGGCGAGACGCTGATCACGGCGTTCCAGCACGGCTCGGACGACATCGACGGCGGCAGCGGTGCCGACGGGGTGCTCGGGGTGGACGAGTTGCACATCGTCTCCACCGAGTTCAAGTCGCTGATGACGCAGACCCCGGTGCCCCGGATCCTCGGCCCGATGGAGGTCGAGGAGCGTTCGATCGACGAGGCGCCGCGCGGGGTGTTGCCGGCGTACGAGTTCGAGCCGGACGCCGAGGCGCTGCTCGACGCGTTGCTGCCGAAGTACATCAACACCCGGATCTACGCGGCGCTGATCGAATCGGCGGCGAGTGAGTCGGCGGCTCGGCGGCGGGCGATGAAGAGCGCCACGGACAACGCCGAGGACATGATCGAGAAGTACACGCGGCTAATGAACTCGGCGCGTCAGGCCGGGATCACCCAGGAGATCAGCGAGATCGTCGGCGGCGCCAACGCGCTCGCGGCGGCGGGAAGTGAAGTGTGA
- a CDS encoding DUF559 domain-containing protein, producing the protein MPRPARIPPQLSFDPFRGSEAVAAGLITWRMLDGPAWRRLLPDVYVHVDSYFPDDHRMWCMAAVARLTSGAAICGLSAAYLWGVDLLPLRPRIRGGGTTAPVPAAPVQVALPRSARPDPHPRINYVYWSLDKGDVTSFFNGLTVTTEVRTAFDLGRSLPRAEALGAIDALLHRRLLTPERLMGYVDAHPGVRGVRQVRELLPLAEPLSASPMESRLRLLLHDAGLPKPTPQYVVRVTPPGVSGESGALGVPRGVVIGRVDLAYPQWRIAIEYEGDHHRERATFRKDVHRFNALRQAGWLALRFTADDVLRRSAELTQTVRQAIAERAGSVPATPPR; encoded by the coding sequence ATGCCCCGCCCGGCCAGGATCCCACCCCAGTTGAGCTTCGACCCGTTCCGCGGCAGCGAGGCGGTAGCGGCCGGCCTGATCACCTGGCGGATGCTCGACGGCCCAGCCTGGCGCCGGCTCCTTCCGGACGTCTATGTGCACGTCGACTCGTACTTTCCCGACGACCACCGCATGTGGTGCATGGCCGCCGTGGCTCGCCTTACGTCCGGCGCGGCCATCTGTGGACTGAGTGCGGCCTACTTGTGGGGAGTCGACCTGCTCCCGCTCCGGCCGCGGATCCGGGGTGGCGGAACGACGGCGCCGGTGCCGGCGGCGCCAGTCCAGGTGGCGCTGCCGAGATCTGCCCGACCTGACCCGCACCCCAGGATCAATTACGTCTACTGGAGTCTCGACAAGGGCGACGTGACGTCGTTCTTCAACGGACTTACCGTGACCACTGAGGTCCGTACCGCATTCGACCTGGGTCGTTCCCTGCCCCGCGCTGAGGCGCTCGGGGCGATCGACGCACTCCTGCACCGCCGCCTGCTGACTCCGGAACGGCTCATGGGGTACGTCGACGCTCATCCTGGGGTGCGTGGGGTGAGGCAGGTCCGTGAACTGCTCCCTCTCGCTGAGCCGTTGAGCGCGTCGCCGATGGAGAGCCGCCTTCGCCTGTTGCTGCACGATGCCGGTCTGCCGAAGCCCACCCCGCAGTACGTAGTGCGGGTTACGCCTCCTGGGGTATCGGGAGAATCCGGTGCGTTGGGGGTGCCCAGGGGCGTGGTGATCGGCCGGGTCGACCTGGCATACCCGCAGTGGCGCATCGCGATCGAGTACGAAGGTGACCACCATCGGGAGCGCGCCACGTTCCGTAAGGATGTGCACCGCTTCAACGCGCTACGGCAGGCCGGCTGGCTTGCGCTGCGGTTCACTGCGGACGACGTACTCCGGCGAAGCGCAGAATTGACGCAAACAGTGCGGCAGGCGATCGCCGAGCGCGCCGGCTCAGTGCCAGCAACCCCACCGAGGTGA
- a CDS encoding LCP family protein, with amino-acid sequence MADQGRARTRRPLRNALLAVLVGLLLVTGSVVALSRTVAERYTAAAVPAADLFGDGNSVSAPPGKLTGPVNLLLVGIDRPTDQPERIPRADTVLVVHIPAGLSRAYLISLPRDLLVDIPAFGVNGHPGGVDRINAAMAYGSRVPGAGKPDPVAGFQLLAATVSARTGIEQFDAGVIVNFAGLERLVDAIGGVRMHIDSDVRSRHRQPDGRLRPSNPDGPGYVGPQAEYRQGEHRLSGWQALDYVRQRESLPDGDYGRQRHQRQLVRALAEQVLTRDLITDPMRLGAVLEATGDAVVVGTRGRSVLDFALGLRQLRADDIVLLDLPGTGVTDPAGEYLGERFTDDADGCFRALRAGTLDQFVLTRPELVNRER; translated from the coding sequence ATGGCGGACCAGGGACGGGCCAGGACGCGCCGCCCACTACGAAACGCCCTGCTCGCCGTACTCGTCGGGCTGTTGCTCGTCACCGGATCGGTCGTGGCGCTCAGCCGGACCGTGGCCGAGCGCTACACCGCCGCCGCCGTACCCGCCGCCGACCTGTTCGGCGACGGCAACTCGGTCTCGGCACCGCCGGGCAAGCTCACCGGGCCGGTCAACCTGCTGCTGGTCGGCATCGACCGGCCGACCGACCAGCCGGAGCGGATACCCCGGGCGGACACCGTGCTGGTCGTGCACATCCCGGCGGGACTGTCCCGGGCGTACCTGATCTCGCTGCCCCGCGACCTGCTGGTGGACATCCCGGCGTTCGGCGTCAACGGTCACCCCGGCGGAGTCGACCGGATCAACGCCGCGATGGCGTACGGCAGCCGGGTGCCCGGTGCGGGCAAGCCGGATCCGGTGGCCGGCTTCCAACTGCTCGCCGCGACGGTCTCCGCCCGTACCGGGATCGAACAGTTCGACGCCGGGGTCATCGTCAACTTCGCCGGCCTGGAACGCCTGGTGGACGCGATCGGTGGGGTGCGGATGCACATCGACTCCGACGTCCGCTCCCGTCACCGGCAGCCCGATGGCCGGCTGCGGCCGAGCAATCCCGACGGGCCGGGCTACGTCGGCCCGCAGGCCGAGTACCGGCAGGGTGAGCATCGGCTCAGCGGCTGGCAGGCGCTGGACTACGTACGGCAGCGGGAGAGCCTGCCGGACGGTGACTACGGCCGGCAGCGCCATCAGCGTCAGCTGGTCCGGGCGCTGGCGGAGCAGGTGCTCACCCGGGATCTCATCACCGACCCGATGAGATTGGGCGCGGTGCTGGAGGCGACCGGCGACGCGGTGGTGGTCGGCACCCGGGGGCGGTCGGTGCTGGACTTCGCGCTCGGATTGCGTCAGCTGCGGGCCGACGACATCGTCCTGCTCGACCTGCCCGGCACCGGCGTCACCGATCCGGCCGGCGAATACCTCGGCGAACGCTTCACCGACGACGCCGACGGCTGCTTTCGCGCGCTGCGCGCCGGAACTCTCGACCAGTTCGTGCTAACCCGTCCTGAACTGGTCAATCGCGAAAGGTGA
- the murA gene encoding UDP-N-acetylglucosamine 1-carboxyvinyltransferase translates to MSDRVRILGRAGSAGVEAGRSAAGVARPSVTDAVAGEPALTAPPPTAGDVIRVTGGARLAGTVPVEGAKNSALKLMAAALLAPGRSVISNVPRITDIAIMAEVLRGLGCQVTTVEAGRASTVVIDVPPVPGCEPDYELVRRLRASICVLGPLLARCGRVRVAHPGGDAIGSRGLDMHVGGLARMGADITGEDGLVVASAPRGLHGATIWLDFPSVGATENLVMAAVLADGVTEIDNAAREPEIVDICAMLTGMGAQIDGAGTATLRIEGVPELRPVEHATIGDRIVGGTWAFAAAMTRGDVTVRGVDPSFLEVALDKVATAGATVEATGDGFRVRMDRRPRAVDVVTLPFPGFATDLLPMAIGLAAVSEGASLVTENIFDGRFMFVEELLRLGADIKTDGHHAVVRGRERLVGAPVRATDIRAGAGLVIAGLCADGVTEIADVHHIDRGYPNYVADLRSLGVQVERCGG, encoded by the coding sequence ATGAGCGACAGGGTACGGATTCTCGGCCGCGCCGGCAGCGCCGGTGTCGAGGCAGGGCGCTCGGCCGCCGGCGTGGCGCGTCCCTCGGTCACCGACGCGGTGGCGGGGGAGCCGGCGCTGACGGCACCCCCACCGACCGCCGGGGACGTCATCCGGGTGACCGGCGGGGCTCGTCTCGCTGGCACGGTGCCGGTCGAGGGCGCCAAGAACTCGGCGCTGAAACTGATGGCGGCGGCACTGCTGGCTCCCGGCCGGTCCGTGATCAGCAACGTGCCCCGGATCACCGACATCGCGATCATGGCCGAGGTGCTGCGCGGGCTCGGCTGCCAGGTCACCACGGTCGAGGCAGGCCGGGCCAGCACCGTCGTCATCGACGTTCCGCCGGTGCCCGGCTGTGAACCCGACTACGAGTTGGTCCGCCGACTGCGGGCGTCGATCTGCGTACTCGGGCCGCTGCTGGCCCGCTGCGGGCGGGTCCGGGTGGCCCACCCCGGCGGCGACGCGATCGGCTCACGCGGACTCGACATGCACGTCGGCGGGTTGGCCCGGATGGGCGCGGACATTACCGGCGAGGACGGTCTCGTTGTCGCGTCGGCGCCCCGTGGGCTGCATGGCGCCACCATCTGGCTGGACTTCCCGAGCGTCGGCGCCACCGAGAACCTCGTCATGGCGGCGGTGCTGGCCGACGGGGTCACCGAGATCGACAACGCCGCCCGCGAACCGGAGATCGTCGACATCTGCGCCATGCTGACCGGGATGGGCGCCCAGATCGACGGCGCCGGCACCGCCACGTTGCGCATCGAAGGTGTGCCGGAGCTACGGCCGGTCGAGCACGCCACCATCGGTGACCGGATCGTCGGCGGGACCTGGGCCTTCGCCGCCGCGATGACCCGCGGCGACGTCACCGTACGCGGGGTCGACCCGTCGTTCCTGGAGGTCGCCCTGGACAAGGTGGCGACCGCCGGGGCCACCGTCGAGGCGACCGGCGACGGATTCCGGGTACGGATGGACCGTCGCCCGCGAGCCGTCGACGTCGTCACGTTGCCGTTTCCCGGGTTCGCCACCGACCTGCTGCCGATGGCGATCGGGCTGGCGGCGGTCAGCGAGGGCGCGTCCCTGGTGACCGAGAACATCTTCGACGGGCGGTTCATGTTCGTCGAGGAGCTGCTCCGGCTCGGCGCCGACATCAAGACCGACGGCCACCACGCGGTGGTACGCGGCCGGGAACGGCTGGTCGGCGCGCCGGTACGGGCCACCGACATCCGGGCCGGTGCCGGCCTGGTCATCGCCGGGCTCTGCGCCGACGGCGTCACCGAGATCGCCGACGTGCACCACATCGACCGTGGCTACCCCAACTACGTCGCCGACCTGCGTTCGCTCGGCGTACAGGTGGAGCGGTGCGGCGGGTGA